The following are encoded together in the Mesoterricola sediminis genome:
- a CDS encoding M20/M25/M40 family metallo-hydrolase produces MHPRTALRLVLPCLTVALASAQEPIDRDLNARIREEAFQRSQIMATLHQLTDVHSPRLTGSPSYRAAAQWAADQLKAWGLSDAHLEAWDWGHPGWTNLRCAAHAEAPWTGRLEVEPLAWGPSTEGTVRGAALLLPVPEEPTEAELTAILAAAGDAVKGRLVLAGALRDLPALNPAPMPLRHADEALAKRFDPAHPTPMGPRPQAPRRPGALEPRAVNERVDAFLLAHKALARINDAGLRHGQIRAFSNRTYDPARIVPTVVMRHEDYGRIARLLQDGVEVRLALEVANRLHPEGTKGLNVVADLPGSDKAGEVVLLGAHLDAWHTATGATDNGTGAAVMMEAGRILAAAGAKPRRTIRIALWDAEEHGLLGSAAYVKAHFGDAEQPLPGHGSLVAAFNVDSGAGQVRGLGLFGPPAGAQVLRELLAPFADLAVKGASASANRPSRKRPGPSSDSASFSAAGLPVINVVQDGLEYFEYTWHTAIDTLERVPPEDVKRTAAVLASVAWHLANREERLPFFGKDTLPPSPDAAPQPLK; encoded by the coding sequence ATGCATCCCCGTACAGCCCTCCGCCTGGTTCTCCCCTGCCTGACCGTGGCCCTGGCCTCGGCCCAGGAGCCCATCGACCGGGACCTGAACGCCCGGATCCGGGAGGAGGCCTTCCAGCGCTCGCAGATCATGGCCACCCTGCACCAACTCACCGATGTGCACAGCCCCCGCCTGACGGGATCCCCCAGCTACCGCGCCGCGGCCCAGTGGGCCGCCGACCAGCTCAAGGCCTGGGGCCTGTCGGACGCCCATCTGGAAGCCTGGGACTGGGGCCACCCGGGCTGGACCAACCTCCGCTGCGCCGCCCACGCCGAGGCCCCCTGGACGGGCCGCCTCGAGGTGGAGCCCCTGGCCTGGGGACCGTCCACGGAAGGAACGGTCCGGGGCGCCGCCCTGCTCCTGCCGGTCCCGGAGGAGCCCACGGAGGCCGAACTGACGGCGATCCTGGCCGCGGCGGGGGACGCCGTGAAGGGCCGCCTCGTCCTGGCCGGCGCCCTCCGGGACCTCCCCGCCCTGAACCCCGCCCCCATGCCCCTGCGCCACGCGGACGAGGCCCTGGCGAAGCGCTTCGACCCCGCCCACCCGACCCCCATGGGCCCGCGCCCCCAGGCTCCCCGCCGGCCCGGCGCTCTCGAGCCCCGCGCCGTGAACGAGCGCGTCGACGCCTTCCTCCTGGCCCACAAGGCCCTCGCGCGGATCAACGACGCGGGCCTTCGGCACGGGCAGATCCGCGCCTTCTCCAACCGCACCTACGACCCGGCCCGCATCGTCCCCACCGTCGTCATGCGCCACGAGGACTACGGACGCATCGCCCGGCTCCTCCAGGACGGCGTGGAGGTCCGCCTCGCCCTGGAGGTCGCGAACCGCCTCCATCCGGAGGGGACGAAGGGGCTGAACGTGGTCGCGGACCTGCCCGGCTCCGACAAGGCGGGGGAGGTCGTCCTCCTCGGCGCGCACCTCGACGCCTGGCACACCGCCACGGGGGCCACGGACAACGGGACCGGGGCCGCGGTGATGATGGAGGCCGGGCGCATCCTCGCCGCCGCCGGCGCGAAACCCCGCCGCACCATCCGCATCGCCCTCTGGGACGCGGAGGAGCACGGCCTGCTGGGCTCCGCCGCCTACGTGAAGGCCCACTTCGGGGACGCCGAGCAGCCCCTGCCCGGGCACGGCAGCCTCGTGGCCGCCTTCAATGTCGACAGCGGGGCCGGCCAGGTCCGCGGCCTCGGACTCTTCGGGCCTCCCGCGGGCGCCCAGGTCCTGCGCGAACTGCTGGCCCCCTTCGCCGACCTCGCCGTGAAGGGCGCCTCCGCCAGCGCCAACCGGCCCTCGCGGAAGCGCCCCGGCCCCTCCTCGGACAGCGCCTCCTTCAGCGCCGCCGGCCTCCCGGTGATCAACGTCGTGCAGGACGGCCTCGAATACTTCGAATACACCTGGCATACCGCCATCGACACCCTGGAGCGCGTGCCCCCCGAGGACGTGAAGCGCACCGCCGCCGTCCTCGCGTCCGTGGCCTGGCACCTGGCCAATCGCGAGGAGCGCCTGCCCTTCTTCGGCAAGGACACCCTCCCCCCCAGCCCGGATGCCGCCCCCCAGCCCCTGAAGTGA